A part of Aspergillus flavus chromosome 1, complete sequence genomic DNA contains:
- a CDS encoding aminopeptidase I zinc metalloprotease (Aspartyl aminopeptidase), whose product MTSKIAQNLKQPALDFLSFVNASPTPFHAVQSAKELLSKAGFQEIKEKDSWSSTCRPGGKYYLTRNSSTIVAFAIGKKWKPGNPISMIGAHTDSPVLRIKPVSNKRGEGFVQVGVETYGGGIWHTWFDRDLGVAGRAMVRTGDGSIVQKLVKIDRPILRIPTLAIHLDRQETFAFNKETQLFPIAGLVAAELNRTADSTATGEKTAANNETEKGDFAPLKSVTERHHPYLVELIAAEAGVKPDDILDFEMILFDTQKSCLGGLLEEFVFSPRLDNLNSSFCATVGLIDSVADASALDDEPSIRLIALFDHEEIGSRTAQGADSNVLPAIIRRLSVLPSSTSGNEDLATAFEETLSTSFLLSADMAHAVHPNYAAKYENDHRPEINKGPVIKINANARYATNSPGIVLLQEVARKAAEDGGEGVPLQLFVVRNDSSCGSTIGPMLSAALGARTLDLGNPQLSMHSIRETGGTYDVGHSIRLFTSFFKHYSNTSKTIFVD is encoded by the exons ATGACTTCGAAAATCGCCCAAAATTTGAAGCAGCCGGCTCTGGACTTCTTGTCCTTTGTCAATGCTTCCCCCACTC CCTTCCACGCTGTCCAATCGGCAAAGGAACTTCTGTCAAAGGCTGGCTTCCAGGAGATCAAG GAGAAAGATTCTTGGTCCTCCACTTGTCGTCCCGGTGGAAAGTATTACCTGACCCGTAATAGCTCAACCATTGTGGCTTTCGCTATCGGCAAGAAATGGAAG CCTGGAAACCCGATATCTATGATCGGTGCCCACACGGACTCTCCCGTGTTGAGGATCAAGCCTGTCAGCAACAAGCGCGGCGAAGGCTTCGTTCAAGTTGGCGTGGAGACCTACGGTGGCGGCATTTGGCACACCT GGTTCGACCGTGACTTGGGTGTCGCAGGCCGGGCTATGGTACGGACCGGTGACGGCTCCATTGTGCAGAAGTTGGTCAAGATCGACCGGCCGA TTCTCCGAATCCCGACCTTGGCTATCCACCTTGATCGCCAGGAGACTTTTGCTTTCAATAAGGAGACCCAATTGTTCCCTATCGCAGGCCTTGTCGCTGCTGAGCTGAACCGCACTGCTGATTCTACTGCAACTGGCGAAAAGACCGCGGCAAACAACGAAACGGAGAAAGGAGACTTTGCTCCACTAAAATCAGTAACCGAGCGTCATCACCCCTACTTGGTGGAGCTTATTGCTGCCGAAGCAGGAGTTAAGCCGGACGACATCTTGGACTTTGAGATGATCTTGTTCGACACTCAGAAGTCTTGCCTTGGTGGCTTGCTGGAGGAGTTCGTTTTCTCGCCCCGTCTGGATAACCTGAACAGCTCGTTCTGTGCCACTGTTGGACTAATCGACTCCGTTGCCGATGCGTCGGCGCTGGACGATGAACCGTCCATTCGTCTCATTGCGTTATTCGATCACGAAGAGATCGGCAGCCGTACCGCACAGGGAGCTGACTCAAATGTGCTTCCGGCAATTATCCGTCGCCTGTCTGTTCTACCTTCTTCCACATCTGGCAATGAAGACTTGGCTACTGCTTTCGAGGAGACTTTGTCGACTTCATTCCTCCTCTCTGCGGACATGGCTCATGCTGTCCACCCTAACTACGCTGCTAAGTACGAGAATGATCACCGACCGGAGATCAACAAGGGTCCTGTGATCAAGATCAACGCCAATGCTCGCTACGCGACGAACTCCCCTGGCATTGTCCTACTTCAGGAGGTTGCACGCAAGGCAGCAGAAGACGGTGGAGAAGGCGTTCCTCTCCAACTCTTCGTCGTTCGCAACGACTCCAGCTGCGGAAGCACAATTGGTCCCATGTTGTCCGCTGCGCTTGGTGCCCGCACGCTGGACTTGGGTAACCCACAGCTAAGCATGCACAGTATCCGGGAGACTGGTGGTACATATGATGTTGGGCATTCTATTCGGTTGTTCACTAGCTTCTTCAAGCATTACTCCAACACGTCAAAGACAATCTTTGTTGACTGA
- a CDS encoding uncharacterized protein (fungal domain of unknown function-domain containing protein) — MTTPDVYRDAEYIADVSGIPYGSVADLTRPQSGDESRFKKLQSAAKVAFIDRLLRDLDILIYCQLSALYYMDCSIILFALRAIVQLIFFTPKAPPFDPTRNQPFIGAIFVSNVFCMIHHKFFGQPEAGEATRGYLHGGLLIDFIGQKAPVSVARLLLSDLLVLVLDLVMLGLIVERVKTTEATAPVSTIPGVIETPSDQDHDSEERGVLRNGSAQPSGDDIELNEMRPRDEHADISTDEQLERTELLADPSESGRVSGARNNHAMDTFASGEAVIMDLGIFNIIRDQWRYSPAVARRTSAYMPSDQTATFLRERFGLQVNSEGRLERVAT, encoded by the exons ATGACAACTCCGGATGTCTATCGAGATGCGGAATACATCGCTGACGTATCCGGCATCCCGTATGGAAGCGTCGCGGACCTCACTAGGCCGCAGTCTGGTGATGAAAGTCGCTTCAAGAAACTGCAGTCGGCAGCGAAGGTCGCCTTTATCGATCGGTTACTCCGCGATCTCGATATCCTGATTTACTGCCAGCTATCTGCACTGTATTACATGGA TTGCTCAATCATACTTTTTGCATTACGTGCTATTGTGCAACTGATATTCTTCACTCCTAAGGCACCACCATTTGACCCGACGCGGAATCAACCATTCATCGGGGCTATCTTCGTCAGTAATGTGTTCTGTATGATTCACCACAAGTTTTTCGGTCAACCAGAGGCTGGAGAAGCAACGAGAGGCTATCTGCATGGGGGATTGTTGATAGACTTTATTGGACAAAAGGCTCCCGTCTCAGTAGCCCGGCTTCTCCTGTCGGACTTGCTTGTGCTGGTCCTTGACCTGGTGATGCTAGGTCTGATTGTTGAACGGGTGAAGACGACTGAAGCGACTGCTCCTGTATCCACTATACCGGGTGTAATAGAGACGCCCAGCGATCAGGATCATGATTCCGAGGAGCGCGGCGTTCTTCGAAACGGCTCGGCCCAGCCTTCCGGCGATGACATAGAGCTTAATGAGATGCGTCCACGCGATGAGCATGCAGATATTAGTACGGACGAGCAATTGGAGCGAACGGAGCTGCTGGCGGATCCTTCAGAAAGCGGACGTGTATCTGGCGCCAGGAATAACCACGCCATGGATACCTTTGCGTCAGGAGAAGCAGTGATCATGGACCTTGGTATCTTTAACATCATCCGGGATCAATGGCGTTATAGTCCGGCTGTGGCAAGGCGAACTTCGGCTTATATGCCCTCCGACCAGACGGCTACCTTTCTTCGAGAACGCTTTGGACTGCAGGTCAACTCCGAGGGACGCCTCGAGAGGGTAGCGACATGA
- a CDS encoding putative epoxide hydrolase, producing the protein MVAITDHNVVYADGKKIHYLAAGPANGPLVLFIHGWPGSAITWKAQIDAFASVGFRAIAPDMPGYGQSTARRVADDYCQEAIVEGMLALLADTGRDAAIWVGHDWGAGVTSSVATQHPEVVKALVNMSVPFHTIERGWQGFLPYVNRELYPADEYEFGQWDYMKNWEENFEKTVEWFDSDIAGMCKASLQPSTPPSSRFAPLFATVRKSGWMGGAPKPPSVEMTGPPVLPAEVFDSFVQDMQRTGFWAGSAYYLHHARNAEYNGKREGKLDQPVLFIHDARDVICDTITSRLVEPMRENCSNLTEVTIDAGHFAQYEKPEEVHAAIFRFIVEELPSEWPGFWTAGYTKKKSVL; encoded by the coding sequence ATGGTAGCCATCACCGACCACAACGTCGTCTACGCGGACGGCAAAAAGATCCACTACCTAGCAGCAGGCCCTGCAAATGGCCCTCTGGTTCTCTTTATCCATGGCTGGCCAGGCAGCGCGATCACCTGGAAGGCGCAAATCGATGCCTTCGCATCCGTGGGGTTCCGCGCGATTGCCCCTGATATGCCAGGCTATGGGCAGTCGACTGCCCGCCGCGTGGCCGATGACTACTGTCAAGAGGCCATCGTAGAGGGCATGTTAGCTTTGCTAGCCGACACAGGCCGCGATGCAGCGATCTGGGTCGGCCACGACTGGGGCGCAGGCGTCACATCCTCCGTTGCGACGCAACACCCCGAGGTGGTTAAAGCGTTGGTGAATATGTCTGTGCCGTTCCACACTATCGAGCGCGGCTGGCAGGGCTTCCTTCCCTATGTGAACCGCGAGCTCTACCCAGCGGACGAATACGAGTTCGGCCAGTGGGACTATATGAAGAACTGGGAGGAGAACTTCGAAAAAACCGTCGAATGGTTCGACAGTGACATTGCAGGAATGTGCAAAGCTTCATTGCAACCATCCACGCCCCCATCTAGCCGTTTTGCCCCACTGTTCGCCACCGTGCGCAAGAGCGGATGGATGGGCGGGGCGCCAAAGCCCCCGAGTGTGGAGATGACAGGGCCTCCGGTGCTCCCTGCGGAGGTCTTCGACTCTTTTGTTCAGGATATGCAGAGAACCGGCTTCTGGGCCGGATCTGCGTACTACCTTCACCATGCGCGGAACGCGGAATACAATGGAAAGCGCGAGGGGAAGTTGGACCAACCAGTCCTGTTTATCCATGACGCCAGGGATGTGATATGTGATACCATAACGTCTCGCCTTGTCGAGCCGATGAGAGAGAACTGTAGTAATTTGACTGAGGTTACGATCGACGCAGGACACTTTGCGCAGTATGAAAAGCCGGAAGAGGTACACGCCGCCATTTTCAGGTTCATTGTGGAAGAGCTGCCGAGTGAGTGGCCTGGATTTTGGACTGCCGGGTATACTAAGAAGAAGTCGGTTCTGTGA
- a CDS encoding anaphase promoting complex protein (fizzy-related protein) — protein MGDNIHDTNTVATRSARRNASRAKPSGTAANALNLASPPGSRTPPSMPSKKTIFYPDSLGRQQKSRHGSEAIDPEALAKALKDYEDAGRPRERTPGTSPSRKRQRVYGDRFIPNREGQDLQATYSLLHEDGCPSTPSKSKKRAPHSELHFQKTEEANRMYSRVLRSELFGSTVPQADLESLSPDPLLGLGNGINEKTRSHTPPSHVSNLPPASITPSTPHKNLFNYASPRGSAHPTPSKTPRSQHGPNLNVRSELYSLSPIRYDSQRILETPRKQPRYVNKVPYKVLDAPDLQDDFYLNLVDWGSSNVLGVGLGNSVYMWNSQSGTVTKLCELRDDTVTSVNWIQRGTHLAIGTGKGLVQIWDAERCRRLRTMIGHTNRVGALAWNDHILTSGSRDRLIYHRDVRSPDQYLRRLSGHKQEVCGLRWNTEDGQLASGGNDNKLLVWDKLNETPLYRFSDHTAAVKAITWSPHQHHLLASGGGTADRTIKFWNTSTGSLIKEVDTGSQVCNLAWSKNSDEIISTHGYSQNQIVIWKYPRMEQIVSLTGHTFRVLYLAMSPDGQTVVTGAGDETLRFWKIFNKRSGRDQGREGSKLAEWGTIR, from the exons ATGGGCGACAACATCCACGACACAAATACGGTTGCCACCCGCAGCGCAAGAAGAAATGCTTCACGTGCGAAACCATCGGGGACTGCCGCCAATGCATTGAACCTCGCATCCCCGCCTGGGTCAAGGACGCCTCCCAGCATGCCATCAAAAAAGACCATTTTTTATCCTGATTCGCTAGGGAGGCAACAGAAAAGCCGACATGGCTCGGAGGCTATTGACCCGGAGGCGCTTGCGAAGGCTCTAAAGGACTATGAGGACGCTGGGCGCCCTCGTGAGAGAACACCCGGGACCAGTCCCAGTCGGAAAAGGCAGCGAGTATATGGCGACAG ATTTATCCCGAACCGGGAGGGGCAGGACCTCCAAGCAACCTACAGTTTGCTCCACGAGGACGGGTGTCCCTCTACACCTTCGAAATCGAAAAAGCGTGCGCCGCATTCGGAGCTTCATTTTCAAAAAA CGGAAGAAGCAAACAGGATGTACTCGCGAGTCCTGCGGAGCGAGCTGTTCGGCAGTACTGTCCCGCAAGCTGACCTAGAATCATTATCACCGGATCCTTTGCTGGGCCTCGGTAATGGTATCAATGAAAAGACTCGCTCCCATACCCCACCGTCGCATGTGTCAAAtcttcctccagcaagcATAACACCGTCGACACCCCACAAGAACCTCTTCAACTACGCCTCCCCACGTGGATCTGCACATCCCACCCCTTCTAAAACCCCCCGGAGTCAACATGGCCCCAACCTCAATGTTCGATCAGAGCTCTATAGTCTATCACCGATACGCTATGATAGTCAACGCATCCTTGAGACCCCCCGCAAACAACCACGTTATGTCAACAAAGTACCATACAAGGTACTGGACGCACCTGACTTGCAAGATGATTTTTACCTAAATCTGGTGGATTGGGGGAGTAGTAACGTATTAGGTGTTGGCCTTGGAAACTCCGTCTATATGTGGAATTCGCAAAGCGGAACGGTCACTAAGTTATGTGAGCTAAGAGACGACACCGTCACGAGCGTTAACTGGATTCAGAGG GGTACACATCTTGCTATAGGGACTGGGAAGGGACTTGTGCAGATCTGGGATGCAGAGCGATGTCGCCGTCTACGAACGATGATTGGCCATACCAATCGTGTAGGTGCCCTGGCTTGGAATGACCACATCCTTACATCTGGCTCGCGAGATCGCCTCATCTATCACCGAGATGTGCGCTCTCCAGATCAATACCTCCGGCGACTTTCTGGCCATAAGCAAGAAGTCTGCGGTCTCCGATGGAATACAGAAGACGGTCAGTTGGCTTCGGGTGGCAACGATAACAAGCTTTTGGTGTGGGATAAGCTAAACGAGACGCCCCTCTATCGCTTTTCTGACCACACGGCCGCTGTCAAAGCGATTACCTGGTCAcctcatcagcatcatttGCTTGCTTCGGGTGGTGGAACGGCCGATCGGACTATCAAGTTCTGGAATACCTCGACTGGATCGTTGATCAAAGAGGTTGACACGGGCAGTCAAGTCTGCAACCTAGCCTGGTCGAAGAATTCGGACGAAATTATCAGCACACACGGCTACAGTCAGAATCAGATTGTAATCTGGAAGTATCCACGTATGGAACAGATCGTATCATTAACGGGGCATACGTTCCGTGTCCTGTATCTGGCAATGAGCCCCGATGGCCAAACGGTCGTTACGGGTGCTGGTGATGAGACTTTGAGGTTTTGGAAGATTTTTAACAAGAGGTCCGGGAGAGACCAAGGGCGTGAAGGCAGCAAGTTGGCGGAATGGGGCACCATCCGGTGA
- a CDS encoding ATP-dependent Clp protease, proteolytic subunit ClpP (ATP-dependent Clp protease proteolytic subunit) codes for MNPSRSLQRLCRFFPRSSVLPVLSRSFTSSVPSLSKGSPPRGWTPTPFVTETVGGGWHTYDIFSRLLKERIICLNGEVDETMSASIVAQLLFLEADNPQKPIHLYINSPGGSVTAGLAIYDTMTYIASPVSTICVGQAASMGSLLLCGGHPGKRYCLPHSSIMIHQPSGGYFGQATDIAIHAKEILRVREQLNKIYKRHLTGKKELSLDEIEKLMERDYFMGAQEALEMGIVDEILDRRVRSKEERGEGDEKPPAP; via the exons ATGAACCCTAGTCGATCATTACAGCGACTATGTCGCTTCTTCCCTCGTTCTTCTGTCCTTCCGGTCCTGTCGCGGAGCTTCACCAGCTCTGTCCCGTCACTATCAAAGGGCAGTCCGCCGCGGGGCTGGACTCCCACGCCATTTGTAACGGAGACAGTA GGAGGAGGCTGGCACACAT ATGATATCTTCTCCAGACTTCTAAAG GAACGCATAATATGTCTAAACGGCGAAGTAGACGAAACCATGTCGGCGTCTATTGTCGCCCAACTGCTCTTCCTGGAAGCCGATAACCCCCAGAAGCCAATCCACTTGTATATCAACTCCCCCGGAGGCTCGGTCACAGCAG GCCTTGCCATCTATGATACAATGACCTATATTGCCTCTCCCGTGAGCACCATTTGCGTCGGCCAGGCCGCGTCCATGGgctcccttcttctttgcggCGGGCACCCCGGCAAACGTTACTGCCTGCCCCATTCGTCGATCATGATACACCAGCCGTCGGGCGGGTACTTTGGACAGGCGACTGACATTGCTATTCATGCGAAGGAGATCCTGCGGGTTCGGGAGCAGCTCAATAAGATTTATAAGCGTCACTTGACGGGGAAGAAGGAGTTGTCgctggatgagattgagaagctTATGGAGAGAGACTACTTCATGGGGGCTCAGGAGGCGTTGGAGATGGGTATTGTCGATGAGATTCTGGATCGCAGGGTTAGgtcaaaagaggaaaggggTGAAGGGGATGAGAAGCCACCGGCTCCTTAG
- a CDS encoding putative pyruvate dehydrogenase complex component Pdx1 (unnamed protein product), translating into MASSFTVRQIPAVLARRQPRVLGTTRRLASSSAVQTQNPAYPLYPSVIQLLHEKGIPDSEVSKIPASGPKGRLLKGDVLAYLGSIPADYPATQQARFDKLAHLDLSNIKIAAPPKPAEPQPVAEEPVARPPPTTSVAVSISLATVLSVQKKIQETLGVNVPLATFLARATDLANDDLPRSSREKQSADELFDEVLGAKPIQTSRGDYVPELNVVEAPSAVQPAKPVKEDIIDILSGKVSKAVPRPSVVEAPAGSAANVFSLTVPVEEEKRARVFLDRVKALLTVEPGRLVL; encoded by the exons ATGGCCTCCAGCTTCACTGTGCGCCAAATTCCGGCCGTGCTCGCCAGACGGCAACCACGCGTACTCGGTACTACAAGAC GCCtggcatcttcttctgccgtTCAGACCCAGAACCCCGCCTACCCGCTGTACCCATCCGTTATCCAGCTCCTTCACGAGAAGGGCATTCCAGATTCGGAAGTTTCAAAGATCCCAGCGTCTGGTCCCAAGGGCCGTCTTCTCAAGGGCGACGTCCTCGCCTACCTCGGCTCCATCCCGGCTGATTATCCCGCCACCCAGCAAGCCCGGTTTGATAAGCTTGCCCACCTCGACCTGAGCAACATCAAGATCGCCGCACCGCCCAAGCCCGCTGAGCCACAGCCAGTGGCCGAGGAGCCAGTCGCTAGACCTCCACCAACTACCTCCGTAGCCGTCTCGATCTCCCTGGCTACTGTCCTGTCCgtccagaagaagatccaagAGACTTTGGGTGTTAACGTACCTCTTGCGACATTCCTCGCCCGTGCTACCGACCTGGCCAACGACGACCTTCCCCGTTCGTCTCGCGAGAAGCAGTCCGCCGACGAGCTGTTCGATGAGGTTCTCGGCGCAAAGCCCATCCAGACATCCCGGGGCGATTACGTTCCTGAGTTGAACGTAGTTGAGGCGCCCTCCGCCGTTCAGCCGGCCAAGCCTGTTAAGGAAGACATCATCGATATTCTCAGCGGCAAGGTCTCCAAAGCTGTTCCCCGGCCCtcggtggtggaggctcCGGCCGGTAGCGCCGCCAATGTCTTTAGTCTGACTGTTCCtgttgaagaggagaagagagctAGGGTTTTCTTAGACCGTGTCAAGGCTCTTTTGACGGTTGAGCCTGGAAGGCTAGTTCTATAA
- a CDS encoding putative aldo/keto reductase (aldo/keto reductase), which translates to MPEIVGKEVGPIGFGLMGLTWRATPPSQDQAFEAMRTAIHNGSNCWNGGEFYGSPDYNSLVLLERYLEKYPEDADKIVLNIKGGLNPQTHQVDASPENTRRSLDNCIAQLKGRKQKIDMFEFGRRDPAVPMDVTFDLIDREYVQTGKIGGIALSEVRAETIHEAVKHTKVVAVEAELSLFTTDILENGVAAACAQYGIPIIAYSPIGRGMLTGQFKKFDDLPKDSLLLSLNFPRFQQSNFEKNMQLVEKVEEIAKKKDCTPAQLAINWTRTLSRRPGMPTIIPIPGATTADRVEENSKLIDITDEEMAEIDAILEKFTPAGGRYPEIIPTNT; encoded by the exons ATGCCCGAGATTGTGGGCAAGGAAGTAGGCCCCATTGGCTTTGGTCTGATGGGATTGACTTGGCGAGCGACGCCACCGTCTCAGGATCAGGCCTTCGAGGCTATGCGCACCGCTATCCATAATGGAA GTAACTGTTGGAATGGTGGCGAATTCTACGGATCCCCTGATTACAATAGTCTCGTGCTCCTGGAACGGTACCTTGAGAAGTATCCAGAAGATGCCGATAAAATCGTTCTGAACATCAAGGGTGGTTTGAACCCCCAGACTCACCAGGTAGACGCCTCTCCGGAGAACACTCGCAGAAGTCTGGATAACTGCATTGCTCAGTTAAAGGGCCGCAAACAAAAGATTGACATGTTTGAATTCGGTCGCCGCGACCCAGCTGTGCCGATGGATGTCACCTTTGATTTGATCGATAGGGAGTATGTCCAGACTGGAAAGATCGGGGGCATCGCCCTGTCAGAGGTGCGGGCTGAGACCATTCATGAAGCCGTCAAACACACCAAGGTGGTCGCGGTAGAGGCCGAACTCTCCTT GTTCACTACCGACATCTTGGAGAATGGTGTCGCTGCGGCATGCGCTCAATATGGGATCCCAATCATCGCCTACTCGCCCATTGGCCGAGGCATGTTAACCGGCCAGTTCAAGAAGTTTGACGACCTTCCAAAGGACTCGCTGCTGCTCTCCCTCAACTTCCCCCGCTTCCAGCAGAGTAACTTCGAGAAGAATATGCAGCTGGTcgagaaggtggaggagatcgcgaagaaaaaggactGCACACCAGCACAGCTGGCTATTAACTGGACGAGAACGCTATCCAGGCGTCCGGGGATGCCGACTATTATTCCGATTCCCGGTGCGACAACAGCAGACCGGGTGGAGGAGAACAGTAAGCTTATCGACATCACGGACGAAGAGATGGCGGAGATTGATGCGATTTTGGAAAAGTTCACCCCAGCTGGTGGACGATACCCCGAGATCATCCCGACTAATACGTAG